Below is a window of Deinococcus sonorensis KR-87 DNA.
GACGCCCTCCGTTCGGAAACTACGGCGTCGGCTACTGGCACACGCACTGGCACATACTGGCACAACCCGCGCCCGGGCAGCCCGCTGAGTGAACGGCTGAGCGAGCTCGCATGGTCTGTAGCTCCGCGCATCGAACTACACCATCAGCTATCCGGTGGCCGCGCACAGAGAAGCCTTCCGCGACAAGATTACTTCACAGGTACTGATGGATCGACTGCGCCGCTGCGCTGCAGTTGGTCGTCGACAAGAAGATCAGCGCCGAAGCACTCGAGGCCGCGGCCGTGAAGGCGCCTATCACCCCGGCGCTGTGCGACGCTGAAAACGAGCGTTGTGATCGGGCTGGTCCTCCTCAGTGCCGCTACCCTGCCGTGTGTGTAGACCACCGGCGAGGAGAGCGGCGAGACGTTCTTCAACCTGCCAAGCGTTAGCGACGCACCGCTCACCGAGCAGGACGCCCTGCGCCTTATCCCCGGGCGCGTCTGCCGCTCCCGCCTGCTTTCCAGGCGGTGCGCCGCGTGGCTGAAGACTTTCCGCCCAGCGATGCGGGTCGAGGTGCATACCGACAGGACGGCCCTGAGTCCTCCTCCGAGTACGGCATGAGCAGTTCAATTATCATGTCCTGCACGCGGCAGTAGAGCGTCTCCCCTGAGCTCAGCAGGGTGTGCGCGAACCAGCCAGTCATCAAGGCCAGATGCCCGCCGTGGTCGGCACTCCGGAGGATCCGTTTTTACCGGCATCGACCACGAGGAGCTGGAATGACGTTACATGCGTTCGTTTTCACCCGGAAAGCTCCGATTAAGAGCGTCCAAGGCCTGGTCCATTGCTGCAGCAGCGTGCTGGACTGCCTTGTGGGCTTCGGCCAGGTCGGCCCGGATCTCGTTCAGGCCCCGGGTGGGGAGGGCTGGTCTGGAGACGTACCGGCTCGGCTGCCACGAGTGGTCGTTCTCGGCAATCCGGGCCTGGGGGACCGATTCGTGGATGGCGGGCGATTCCGGGTCGTTCCGGGTGGCGATCAGGGTGGTCAGACGGTCGACCACCTCCGCGCTGAGGATGTGCTGCCGGCCGTCCCTGACGCCCAGCTGCGACGCGTCGACCATCAGGACGTCGTTGCCGGCGGCGACGGTGCTGGTCGGGCGGTCGAAGACGGTGAGCGCCACCGGAACATTCGCGCCGGTGTACAGCGCGCTCGGGAGGGCCACGACGGCCGTCAGCCAGCGGGCGACGTAGTCGTTGCGGATGTCCCGTTCGCTGCCGCTGCGAAAGAGGGGGCCGTGCGCCGTCGTGAACACCGCCCGGCCGCCGGGCGCCAGGGCCGCGAGGCCGTGCAGTATGAGCGGCCAGTCCGCGAAGCGCGGCAGCGTTCGCGCGGCGAGGAAGCGCGGATCGAGGTTCCAGTCGGTTCTGGGCCTCAGCGGGAGCCCGAAGGGCGGATCGGCGATCACCCGGTCGAAGGCGCCCGGTTCGGTCTGGGGGGCGGTGAGCACATCTCCGAGATGCAGGCTGAACCGGGTCAGCCCGTGCAGCTGCAGGTGGCAGGCGGCGACGATCAGGTTTTCCGGGCGGATGTCCTGGCCGACGAACTGCACGCTGTTCGGATCCAGGCCCTGCGCGGTGAGGCGGGCGGCCACGGCCAGCCAGGTGCCCCCGTACCCCAGCGCGAAGTCGAGGACGCGCATGCCCGGCCGGACGTCCAGCACGGCCGCGCTCAGCTGCGACAGGGTGCGTGGGGTGAGGTGGTCGGCGTCCCGCTGCGAACGGCTGGCCTGTTCGAGCAGCTCCGTGAAGGCCGCCGCGATCACCTGCCGGCCGGTGCCGTCCGGGCTGGACAGTTCGGTGCGCTGGATGCTGAGGTTGATCAGCGTGGACAGCTCGGAGAGCACCTCAGGCGGCAGCCCATGGTCGTGCAGCTGAATTGGGTGGTCCAGCCGGTCACCGAGCAGCGGCGCGAGGGCCGCTTCGATCTGCTGGAGCAGCGCGGCGCCGGTGGGGTGGTCTTCCGGGGCGGTGGACAGGGAGAAGTCCTGCGAGACGTGCAGCAGCGTGAGCGCGCCGATCAGCGGCGCGGCGTCATGCACCGTGAGGTAGCTGCGGATTCTCTGGAGCGCCGGGGTGAAGAGGTCGTTCGCGGCGGGCGGGGTCATCAGGAGGCCTCAGGGATCAGCGCGGACAGCCGGGCTTCGATCGCTTCTGTCTGCAGGGCGAGCACCGCGTCGACCGCGCGGCGGTAGTTGTCCCGGGCGGCAAACGCGGCCGCGTAGTCGGCCTGGCGCTGGAGCGAAGGCAGGTTGATCCGGACGTCCCGGAGGGTCGAGAGCGGGATGCTCTGGACGGCGGTGCCGCTGAACATCGGGGCCAGGTACCGGCGCATGGCGTCGGAGCGCAGCAGGCCGGCGATGAAGTGCGGGTCGGCGACGTCGGGGTTCACGGTCAGGACCATCAGGCCGTTGGTGGCGACCGCGTCGCCGATCTGCTCGGGCACGACGGCCGTTCGGACGTCACTGGTTCTCAGGGCGATCAGCACCTGACCGGGGCGGACGAGCGCGTCCCGGTTTTTGCGCAGGTCGAGGTGTTCACTGCGGCCCTGCTCGTCCGCGGCGTCCAGGCTGTCGAGATCGGTGACCTGTAAGAGGCGGACGCGGGGGGCGGTGGGGTCGACGTGGCGTTTGTACGTCAGGCCCTGGACCAGCACCCCGATCTCGGCGAGGGAAACGGTGGACACGTTCATACCGGACAGGTTCACACATCGGCCGAACGGTTGTCAAATTTCGCACATTGAGAATTGCACTTGATGTCAAGAGCAAAAAGCACTACAGTGTGGAGGTGACCCTGCCTGTCTCTGCCTCCCCTGCCACACCCCCAGACACGGCAGAGGCCCTGTCCGGACGCCTGCTGTTCGGCCCCGACAGCTGCCCGATGCCGCTGCTGCCGCCCGCCGCCGGGCTGGTCGACCTGGGCGCGTGGCTGGCCACCGACGCCACCCAGCCGGGCAGCACGCCACTGACGGTCGCGCTCGTCCCCGGCACCCGCCGCTTCGCCGCGCTGCTCGCCGCGCTGGGCGTGGTCGACGCCCTGAAACTGCGCCGCCCCGACTCCGGCCAGGTATTCGACACGCTCTACCAGGCCGGGCAGACGCTGAAACCTGGCGAAGAAGGCCCGCAGGCCCGCTGGCGCAATCGACGCCCACCCACCGAACACCGCAGAACACCTGAGGGCACCGAACACACCGGTCCCCTGATCGGCAGCTCGATCAACGCCCAGGGCGAGCGTCAGTTGAGCTTCCAGGTGTACGTGCGCCGCCGGGTCAAGACCCGCGGCGCACCCAGCCGGATCAAATGGACGCCCGGTGAGACGCACCACGTTCCCGAGCGCATGCGCGACGACATCCTCGCCACCGGCGAAGATGCCCTGGACGGCAGCGCCCTGCAGCAGCACCGCAGCCGCAGCCTGGGCATGAGCCCGTGGCGCGAAGCGCTGTTCTCCGGCGTCACGCCGTACGACTACACCTTCTACGACCGCCAGGACGTGCTGCTCATCGGCAGCGAAGCGGCGCTCACCCAGGAAGCCCGGCTGCCGCTGTACCTGCGTGGCCCGGACGGCGCCCTGCTGACCGGCTGCCCGCTCGAAGCGCTGCGGGCCCACCCCTGGGTGGACGGCGGCGGCCTCAACTGCGCCTTCCTTCCCGCCGTCAGCGACGCCGAACCAGACGCCTTGCTGGCCGCCACCGCCGAGCACACCGTCACGATCTTCGACGGAGGCCACGCCTACACGCGCTACGGCGCGCACCTGGGCGGCCACCACCTGGTGCTCCTCGACCCGGCCCGCCCCGGCTTCGAGGCGGGCGACAGCGCCCTGCGCGAGGCTTTCCGCGCGCGTCAGGACGACGCCGAACTCCCCGCCACCCTGGCTGAGCCGTGGCCGGGACGCGCCCTGGCCTTCCGGAGGTATGCATGACCGCCCACGACGTCAGCGCCGACCTCACCGCCGAATTCGGCCTGAGCCTGTGGATCGACACCTGCGCGGACACCCGCGCCGCACGCCTGCAGGTGCCGTTCCCCGCGCTGGCGGCGTTTGCCCGCCGGGTCTCCGCGCTGGGACAGGTGGCCGCGGCCTGCGGGCAGGACGACGTGTTCCTCCCCGCCCTGCGGCTGCTGCGCCGGGCGCGCTACCTGCTCGCCACCTCGCCGCTCTCCACCGGCCACCCGCTGCTGTGGCCGGACGCCGGCCTGGAGGACCTCAAGCGGCTGCGCCGGCTGCTCCCCGCCATGCACGAGGAAGCCGCGCCGCTGGCCGAGGAGCTGTGGACGCTGGTCACCGACCTGCGCCAGGCGGACGTCAGCCCGCTGAGCGTGGCCCTGAACGCCGAACTGACCCGCCTCTCGGCGCGGCCCCGCCCGCAGGTGATCCCCGGCATGCCCCGCCCGCAGGCCCGCTGGGCCCTGGTGATCCCCAACACCCCAGCCCTGCTCGCCTGCCAGGCCGACCTCGAGGCGCGCTGGCCTGAACTCGACCTGCTGCCGCCGGGAGAGCTGCGCCGCGACACGCCGGCGCCCAACGAAGCGCACCGCGACGTCGTCTACGAGGCGGTGTACATCTGCGGCAGCCTCGCCGCGCAGCACGTCCCCGCGTGGGTGCTGCACACGCCCCGGGCCGAGCAGACGGTGCTGCTGCAGTACGACTGGCTGTGGGACGACGAGCCGGGGTTCCCCCTGAGCGCCCTGAACGACCTGCTGGCCCCTGAGCCGCTCACGGTGCGCCCGGCGGCGCCGGATGCAGCCGCGCTGGCCGTGCCGCTGCCCCCACGTCGGCCACGCCCGAACCGGGGCCGCACCGAACTGCTGGACGCCGCGCAGGTCCACGACGAAGACGAAGAAGAAGACCCCACCAGGACCCATGCCGCTGAACCCACGGCACCCAGCGCCCCCGCAGAACACCGCCAAGGCCCCCGCGTTGCCCCAGTCCGGCTCGAACCGTGGGCCCCCGACTACAGCCAGGCGCGCGGCACGGCCGGCACCGGCGCCCACGGCGAGAGCACGGTCCCCGCGCGGCTGCTGATCCTCCAGGGCGGGCATCAGGGGCTGCTGGGCGTGTGGATGGAAACCGAGGGACGCGCCTACATCGTCGAAGCCGAAGACGGATCGGCCGTGTGCGACCTGCCGCTCGGCGAGGTCCGCGCCGGGCAGCACCTGGTGCTGCGCGAACGCGGGGACCTGCAGCTGATCCACGGTTACGCCGCCGCGCGCCACGGTGAAGCCTACGGCCTTGCCCGCGAGGTGCACCTCGACTTCAAACGCGACCTCCGGCGGGCCGCGGCACGCTACGCCACCCGGGACCTGGCGTGCGCGGTCCTGGCCAGCTTCGGCGCGGTCAGTGCCAACCCCCAGAACTTCTCCAACTGGTGCCGTGACGACAAGCTGCGCCCGCGCGAATGGGCGGACATGGCCGCGCTCGTGCGCTTCGCCGGGCGCCCGGAGCGCGACGCCCAGCCGCTGTGGGACAACGCCGACCAGCTGTGGACCTGGCACCGCGAGGCCGGACGGCAGGTCAGCGAGCTGCTGGAACAGGCAGTGGCCGGCGCGGACCTCGCGCCGCTGCGGCGAAGCGGCACCCAGCGCTTCACGCTCGGCGAAGAAGGGCACACCCTGGTTGCCTACCGCATCGAGGACGTCACCGCCGAACTCGCCGACGTCCCCCAGAGCCGGCTGGAAAAACCGTTCCGGACCGCGCTGTGAGGCCCACCCTCTACCCGCCCACCCTGCCCCCGGACACCGAGCAGCGTCTGGCCGGCGAAGCCCACATCTTCCGCCGGCTGGCGACGTGCGACCGCCCGTGGACGGTCCTGCACTCACTGGGGCTGCCGAACCACCCGCTGTTCGAACGCGGCGAGGCCGATTTTGTGGTGCTCGCACCGACGCTGGGCGTGGCGGTGCTGGAGATTAAAGGCCACGGGCAGGCCTGGATCGACCCGGACACCCGGCTGTGGCACCTGGGGTACGATCCGCCGCGGGCGCGCGGGCCGGTGCAGCAGGCGCACGAAGCGATGTACAGCGTCCGGGAACGGCTGCGCCGCCACGACCAGCGTTGGGGAAGCTTCCCCTACGCCACGCTGGTGCTGCTGCCGTTCGCCGAGCTGGACGGCGAAGGCGAATGGAAGCCCTGGGAGCTCGCCGATCGCCTCCGCCTGAAGGCCTGCGCCCTGCAGGACCTGATCGAAGGTGCCCTGCGCGGCGCCCGGGAAGGCGCGGGTGGCCGTCCAGACGTGAACGACGTCCGAGCGATGGCCGACGTGCTGCGCCCAGCCCTGGGACGAGCCCCGGACCTGGCCCACCGGCGCGCCGCTGAACTCGCGCGCGGCGAAGCGGAGCTGAAGGTGATCCTGGACGCGGCGTGGGACAACCCCCGGCTGCAGGTGCACGGACAGCCCGGCGCAGGCCGCGGCTGGCTGGTCCGCCACGCGGCTTCTCGCGCGGCGGAAGAAGGCCGCCGGGCGTTGATCGTCACCCCACCGGGCGCGCTGCTTCCACAAGCGCCCGAGGGGGTCACCGTGCAGTCGCTCGACCAGGCGCTGGAGGACGATGGCGCCTTCGACTGGCTGGGCATGGACCTCGGCGAGTCCGCCGCGCCACCGGAGGCTCTGGACACGCTGTTCTCCCGGCTTACCGGCGGCCCGAGCGGCGGCCGCTGGCTGTGCGCCGCGCCCGGTGATCTTCCCGGCGCCCCAGCGACACTGACGCTGCGTACCAACCGCCGGACCCTGCCGCGCCCGGCCGCCTTCGCCCACACCCTGGGGCGGCTGACCCCACCCTGGCCGGCCGTGCAGCGCCCCGACGACCTCGCCGAGGTCAGCTCGCGCTGGCCAGCGCCCGGAGACGACATCGGCGCGCTGGCCGAGCTGCTGAACGACCTGCGCGCCCTGGGCTTCGCGCCCGGTGAGATCGCCGTGCTGTCCGGCGCGCCGGCCCCGCAGAGCCTGGCCGCACGCGCGGCCGCCGCGGGACTGCCGCTCGCCCCCTGGGCACCGCAGTCCACCACCGTCGGCTTCGCGTCCATCCTCGACTACGCCCGCCTGGAAGCCCCGGCGGTGGTGCTCACCGACCTGCCCCACGGCCCGGAGCCGCAGGCGCACCTGCGGCTGGGCGCCACCCGCAGCGTCGGTCACCTGGCCGTGATCGCCGGCCCGACCTTTCTGACCACCTACCTCACCCCAGTGGAGACCCGATGACCCTGCCTGACCCCCGCTTCTTCCACCCGGACGGCACCCCCAATCACCTCAAAGGCCGCGACGAGGTCCTGCTTTCCCTGCGCCGCGAACTCGTCGGCCCGGACGACGGGCGGCGCGCCGCGCCGCTGGACACCGCCGCGCGCCCCACCCTGGAGATGGCCGACCTCGATCAGGCCTGGAAGGACCAGGCCACCGGCGCGGAAATCCTCACCCGCGCCTCGCCCACCCGCCAGTACGCCGTGGGCGTGCTGTACGCCCAGGACAGTGCGCTGGCGCCGGCACGAGGCGAACCCAACCCCGAGGCGGTGGCAGAGGAAGACGCCGACACGGACGACGACGCCGTGCCGGCGCTGGACCGCACCGAAGAGCAGGCGATGCGGCAGCTCGCAAAGGACGCCCGCGTCATCGAAGGACGAACCGGGCACGGCGAGGAACGCGTCACGGTCGACGAAGCGGGCGAGGACGACGCCACCACCGGAGCGGGCAGCCGCGGCCTGCAGGCTGCGCTGAGCCTGAGCTTCCTGGCCGAGCTCCCGCCCGGCTCGCGGCTGGAAGTGCGGCTGCCCGAGCGGCATCACCGCCTGGACATGCCGGTCAACGGTTACTACGAGCGCTTTCCGGTGAACCTGAAGTCGCAGGACCGCCGCACCGGGCAGCCGCGCATCACGACCCGCAACATGCACGTGCGCCGCCAGGCGAGCGCCTGCTGGACCCTGGACGCCGCGGCGCTCAGCGCCGACCTGGGACCGCACGTGGCCGCGCAGGTCGAAGGCGCGCAGACCGGGCCGCTGCGGCTGGACGTGCAGGCGCTCTCCCGGGTGAATCCGGACGCGCCGGGCACGCGGCTGATCACCGTCAGCGTGATCAACCGCACGCCGGTCACCGATGAACTCAGCCGCGACCGCGCGGCGCTGTACCAGACGCACCTCGAAGTGCGCGTGGTGAACGGCGCGGGCGAGGCGCTGCCGGCGGTGCTGCCGTACCCCGAGCCGCCGCGCACCGACCCGGAGCTGCAGTCCAACGCCCTGCTGTACCGCGACATGCCCGCCTTCGCCGCCGGGCGCGGCATCTCCGCCGAATGGAATGGGGTGGGCCAACAGGCAGACGGATGGCGTGCGAGCGTGCTGTACGGCGAAGCGCTGCCGTTCGTGGAAACCCCCTCGATCACCCCCGACGTGCTGGACGAGCACCGCTTTCCCTTCGCGGTGAGCATGCGCGAACTGGCCGGGCTGGACGGCACAGACGCCGGCCTGGGCACCCTCACGCGGGTGTGCGAGCTGTACAGCGATTGGATCGCCGCGCGCCGCCTCGACGTATCCGGCGTGCCGACGCACCTGCAGGACGCCGCTGAGCGGCACCTCGCGCAGTGCGAGCAGGCCCTGACGCGCATGCGCGAGGGCCTGGCGTTCCTGCAGGATCCCGCCTTCCCGCACGCCGCAACGGCGTTCCGGCTGGCGAACGAGGCGGTGCTGCTGCAGCAGCTGCGCGCCGCGCTGCCGCCGCGCGAACCGGCCGCCCTGACCGCGTCGCGCACCACCTGGGATCCGGCCGCGTACCCGGCCGTGACCGACCGGCCCGCCGGCCGAGACCTCGGGCAGTGGCGCGGCTTCCAGGTGGCGTTTCTGCTGCTCTCGCTGCCCTCAGCGGCCCTGGGCGACCACCCGGACCGCGACCTGGTCGACCTGATCTGGTTTCCCACCGGCGGCGGCAAGACCGAAGCCTACCTGGGCTTGACGGCCTTCACCACCTTCTACCGCCGCCTGCAGGAGCCGGGGGACAGCGGCGTGCAGGTGCTGATGCGCTACACCCTGCGGCTGCTCACCGCCCAGCAGTTCCAGCGCGCCACCAGCCTGCTGTGCGCCATGGAATACCTGCGCCAGCGCGAAGCGGGGCGCGGCCGCCTGAACCTGGGTGACGAGCCGTTCTCCGCCGGCATCTGGCTGGGCATGGACACCACCCCCAACACCCGCAAAGACGCGGTGCGCACCCTGCAGCTGATGAAGAACACCCAGACGCGCACGAAGATCGACAATCCGTTCGTGCTGCGCGCCTGCCCGTGGTGCGGCGCGGCGATGGGCGTCCGCCGCACGTCACCCCCCCACAAGGGCGGCACCGCCGGGCGCGTGGTGCTCGGCTACAGTGAGGCGCAGCACGGCCGCCAGAGCTGGGTGATGCTGCACTGCCCGGACGCCAGCTGCGCCTTTCACCACGCGCGCGGCGGCCTGCCGGTGTACGTCACCGACGAGGACATCTACATCCGCCGTCCGTCGCTGGTGATCGCCACGGTCGACAAGTTCGCGATGCTGGCCTTCACCCCCAAAGCCCGGGCGCTGTTCGGCCTGAACGAGCGCGGCGAGCGCGTCTGCTCGCCGCCCGGGCTGATCATCCAGGACGAGCTGCACCTGATCTCCGGACCGCTCGGCACCCTCAGCGGCGTGATGGAAGGGGTGATCGAGACGCTGTGCACCGAAGACCGCCCCGGCCGGGTCCCGGCGCGGCCCAAGATCGTGTGCTCGACCGCGACCATCCGTGCCTACGCCGATCAGATCAAAGGCCTGTACGCCCGGGTGAACCGGCACGGCGAGGGCCACGCCGCGCTGTTCCCCCCGCCGGGCCTGACGGCCGCCGATTCGTTCTTCGCCCGCTACGCGACCCTGCAGGAAGCGGATGGGCGCTACGGCGAGGACCCGGCCCCGGGACGCCTGTACGTCGGCATGCCCGGTCACGGCTACTCCTCGCTGCCGGCCGCGCAGGCCAAGGCGTACTCGGCGCTGCTGCACGCCCCGGTGGAGCTGCCGGAAGCGGCGCGCGATCCCTGGTGGACCCTGCTGGGCTTCTTCGGCTCGCTCAAGGAACTCGGCGGCGCGGTGACGATGCTGCGCGGGTACATGCAGCCGTACCTGCGCAGCCTCAGAAACCGCCGTGGCCTGCCCCCGCGCGACGGGCGCTACGTCAACAGCGTGCGTGAACTGACCGGGCGGCTGGACGCCGAGGAGGTGCCGGAGGTGATCGGGGCGCTGATGCAACGCTACGACACCGCGGCGCGCGGCTCGGCGCGGGCGATCGACGTGGCGCTGGCCAGTTCCATCATTGAGGTCGGCATCGACATTCCCCGGCTGAGCCTGATGTGCATCCTGACGCAGCCGAAGACGACCGCGCAGTACATCCAGGTGTCCGGCCGGGTGGGGCGGCGCTGGTGGGAGCGGCCCGGGCTGGTGCTCACGATCTACTCCAACACCCGCTCGCGCGACCGCTCGCACTACGAACGCTTCCGCAGCTACCACGAGCGGCTGTACGCGTTCGTGGAACCCACCTCGGTCACGCCGTTCTCCCCGCAGGCGATGGAACGCGCCCTCCACGGCGCGCTGGTGGCGTACGTGCGGCAGAAGGGCCCGATGGTCGAGCACGACGACGCGGCCTTGAGCCCCGAGCACTTCCCGGACCACCTGTTCGAGCGGTTCTCGCAGATGATGCTCGGGCGCATCGCCCGGGTCGACCCGGCGGAGCAGCCACGCATGGCGGCGCTGCTGGCCCGCAAGCGCGACAACTGGCTCAGCTGGGCCTACCAGGACTACGAAGGCGCGGGCGGCACGGTAGCGCTGCTGACCCGCGCCGGCAGTCACCTGGACGACGGCCAGAAACGGCGCACCTGGCAGACCATGACCTCGATGCGCACCGTCGACGCCCAGTGTCAGGGCGAAATCACCACCCTGCCGATCCTGGACGCCGACAGCGCCAGCGCCGAAGCGCGCGAAGGAGTCACCCCATGAGAGAAGCCCCCCTGCGCCGCGCGCAGCTGATCACCACCACCGGCGTCGGCGCGCTGACCGTCGACAAGCTCGGCCGCACCCTGGTGTGCGGCGGTCTGGACTACTGGTTCCGCCGCACCAGCGACCAGGGCACCACCGCGCGCAGCCTCGACGAGTTTCGGGTGCAGGAATGGCGCCTCGAGGCTCTGCTGGGCGTCGACACCTTCCGGCTGCCGCCCGACTACCGCACGCCGAACCACGCCGGCACCGTTCCCAACACCAAGCTGACGATTCCGCTGCTGCGCTTCCCCACCTGGCACGTGTGCACCAACGACACTTGCGGCTTCCTGAAGCGCAAACCGAAGACCGCCACCGAGCCCCGAGTGGACTGCCCAGAGTGCAACACCGTCATGCAGCAGGTGCGGGTGGTGATCGTCTGCGCGCGCGGGCACCTCACCGACTTCCCGTGGCACGAGTGGGTGCACCACAGCGCCCACCCGGCCTGCCCGCCGGACCGGCTGCGCCTGAAAACCCTGCCCGGCGGCGGCTTCGCCGACCTGCTGGTCAGCTGCGACCACTGCGACAGCAGCCGGTCGCTCGAAGGGGTGCTCGGCTGGGATGAGCGCGAAGAGGGCGGGTACGTCACCGTGCTGTCCACCCGGCTCTCCCCCATCCCGAATGAGGTCTTCCTCTGCCGCGGCGAGCGCGCGTGGTTCGGCGACGAAGTGCCGCGGCAGGGCTGTGACCAGCAGGTGTACGCCACGCTGACCGGCGCGTCCAACACCTACTACAGCGACACGGTCAGCGCGATCTACCTGCCGGAAGGCACCGCCGGCGTGGTCGACCCGGCGTTGATCGAAGCGCTGCGCGAACCGGTGCCGGCGCAGTTCATCACCATGGCCCGGCAGCTGTACGCCTCCGGCAACCTCAGCCTCACCCCCGCGATGGTCACCGACTCGATCGAAAGCACCCAGGCCAGCCTGGTGGCGCGCTACGGCCGTGCGGTCGTCGAGGACGTGGTCGGCAAGCTGATCCGCGGCGAGCACCTGGGGGCGCAGACGCCGGAAACCGAGCAGGACCTGCGCTACGGAGAATGCCAGGCACTGCGGCAGGCCCGGGAAGAGCCGGACCTGGTGGTGCAGCCGCGCGACCCGGCGCTGTACGGCGACGTGGGGGCGCTGTTCTCGAGCATCAACCTGGTGCCGAAGCTCCGCGAGACACGGGTGCTGACCGGCTTCACCCGCGGCACCACCCAGAGCGTGACGCGCCCCGATGAGCGCCGCGCGCTGATGTGGCGCGACTTTCACCCGGAGCGCGACAACTGGCTGCCGGCCAGCGTGACGTACGGCGAGGGCCTGTACCTGGAACTCAGCCCCGCGCTGCTGGACGAGGCGTGGCTCGCGCAGGCCAGCCAGCATCTGAAGCGCCTCGCCGAGCGGCACGATGACGCCCAGGAGCGTCACGGCGCTGCAGGTGGCCTGGCGACGCCCCGGCGGGTGCTGGTGCACACCTTCGCGCACCTGCTCATCAACACGCTGACCTTCCACTGCGGGTACTCGGCCGCCAGCCTGCGCGAACGGCTGTTCGTGAGTGACGAGCCGGGCCACGAGATGGCCGGCGTGCTGATCTACACCGCCTCGGGCGACGCCGAAGGCACCCTGGGCGGCCTGGTGCGCATGGGGGAACCCGGCCGGCTGGAAGGCCTGATCCGCACGGCCGTCGAGGAGGCCGCGTGGTGCGCCAACGACCCGGTGTGCCTGGAAGCCGGTCAGGGGGAGCAGCAGGGCCAGGGCACCGGCGGCATCAACCTCGCGGCCTGCCACGCCTGCGCGCACCTGCCGGAAACCAGCTGCGAGCTGTTCAACGCCCTGCTGGACCGCACCCTTGTGGTCGGCCGGCCGCGTGAGCGCGAGCTGGGCTTCTTCTCCCGCC
It encodes the following:
- a CDS encoding HsdM family class I SAM-dependent methyltransferase, whose translation is MTPPAANDLFTPALQRIRSYLTVHDAAPLIGALTLLHVSQDFSLSTAPEDHPTGAALLQQIEAALAPLLGDRLDHPIQLHDHGLPPEVLSELSTLINLSIQRTELSSPDGTGRQVIAAAFTELLEQASRSQRDADHLTPRTLSQLSAAVLDVRPGMRVLDFALGYGGTWLAVAARLTAQGLDPNSVQFVGQDIRPENLIVAACHLQLHGLTRFSLHLGDVLTAPQTEPGAFDRVIADPPFGLPLRPRTDWNLDPRFLAARTLPRFADWPLILHGLAALAPGGRAVFTTAHGPLFRSGSERDIRNDYVARWLTAVVALPSALYTGANVPVALTVFDRPTSTVAAGNDVLMVDASQLGVRDGRQHILSAEVVDRLTTLIATRNDPESPAIHESVPQARIAENDHSWQPSRYVSRPALPTRGLNEIRADLAEAHKAVQHAAAAMDQALDALNRSFPGENERM
- a CDS encoding helicase-related protein, with amino-acid sequence MTLPDPRFFHPDGTPNHLKGRDEVLLSLRRELVGPDDGRRAAPLDTAARPTLEMADLDQAWKDQATGAEILTRASPTRQYAVGVLYAQDSALAPARGEPNPEAVAEEDADTDDDAVPALDRTEEQAMRQLAKDARVIEGRTGHGEERVTVDEAGEDDATTGAGSRGLQAALSLSFLAELPPGSRLEVRLPERHHRLDMPVNGYYERFPVNLKSQDRRTGQPRITTRNMHVRRQASACWTLDAAALSADLGPHVAAQVEGAQTGPLRLDVQALSRVNPDAPGTRLITVSVINRTPVTDELSRDRAALYQTHLEVRVVNGAGEALPAVLPYPEPPRTDPELQSNALLYRDMPAFAAGRGISAEWNGVGQQADGWRASVLYGEALPFVETPSITPDVLDEHRFPFAVSMRELAGLDGTDAGLGTLTRVCELYSDWIAARRLDVSGVPTHLQDAAERHLAQCEQALTRMREGLAFLQDPAFPHAATAFRLANEAVLLQQLRAALPPREPAALTASRTTWDPAAYPAVTDRPAGRDLGQWRGFQVAFLLLSLPSAALGDHPDRDLVDLIWFPTGGGKTEAYLGLTAFTTFYRRLQEPGDSGVQVLMRYTLRLLTAQQFQRATSLLCAMEYLRQREAGRGRLNLGDEPFSAGIWLGMDTTPNTRKDAVRTLQLMKNTQTRTKIDNPFVLRACPWCGAAMGVRRTSPPHKGGTAGRVVLGYSEAQHGRQSWVMLHCPDASCAFHHARGGLPVYVTDEDIYIRRPSLVIATVDKFAMLAFTPKARALFGLNERGERVCSPPGLIIQDELHLISGPLGTLSGVMEGVIETLCTEDRPGRVPARPKIVCSTATIRAYADQIKGLYARVNRHGEGHAALFPPPGLTAADSFFARYATLQEADGRYGEDPAPGRLYVGMPGHGYSSLPAAQAKAYSALLHAPVELPEAARDPWWTLLGFFGSLKELGGAVTMLRGYMQPYLRSLRNRRGLPPRDGRYVNSVRELTGRLDAEEVPEVIGALMQRYDTAARGSARAIDVALASSIIEVGIDIPRLSLMCILTQPKTTAQYIQVSGRVGRRWWERPGLVLTIYSNTRSRDRSHYERFRSYHERLYAFVEPTSVTPFSPQAMERALHGALVAYVRQKGPMVEHDDAALSPEHFPDHLFERFSQMMLGRIARVDPAEQPRMAALLARKRDNWLSWAYQDYEGAGGTVALLTRAGSHLDDGQKRRTWQTMTSMRTVDAQCQGEITTLPILDADSASAEAREGVTP
- a CDS encoding DUF1998 domain-containing protein, which translates into the protein MREAPLRRAQLITTTGVGALTVDKLGRTLVCGGLDYWFRRTSDQGTTARSLDEFRVQEWRLEALLGVDTFRLPPDYRTPNHAGTVPNTKLTIPLLRFPTWHVCTNDTCGFLKRKPKTATEPRVDCPECNTVMQQVRVVIVCARGHLTDFPWHEWVHHSAHPACPPDRLRLKTLPGGGFADLLVSCDHCDSSRSLEGVLGWDEREEGGYVTVLSTRLSPIPNEVFLCRGERAWFGDEVPRQGCDQQVYATLTGASNTYYSDTVSAIYLPEGTAGVVDPALIEALREPVPAQFITMARQLYASGNLSLTPAMVTDSIESTQASLVARYGRAVVEDVVGKLIRGEHLGAQTPETEQDLRYGECQALRQAREEPDLVVQPRDPALYGDVGALFSSINLVPKLRETRVLTGFTRGTTQSVTRPDERRALMWRDFHPERDNWLPASVTYGEGLYLELSPALLDEAWLAQASQHLKRLAERHDDAQERHGAAGGLATPRRVLVHTFAHLLINTLTFHCGYSAASLRERLFVSDEPGHEMAGVLIYTASGDAEGTLGGLVRMGEPGRLEGLIRTAVEEAAWCANDPVCLEAGQGEQQGQGTGGINLAACHACAHLPETSCELFNALLDRTLVVGRPRERELGFFSRLLRW